The Bactrocera dorsalis isolate Fly_Bdor unplaced genomic scaffold, ASM2337382v1 BdCtg307, whole genome shotgun sequence genome window below encodes:
- the LOC105229329 gene encoding vacuolar protein sorting-associated protein 29, whose protein sequence is MLVLVLGDLHIPHRCASLPAKFKKLLVPGRIHHILCTGNLCTKETYDYLKTLANDVHIVRGEFDENLSYPEQKVVTVGQFRIGLSHGHQVVPRGDPEALALIQRQLDVDILISGHTYKFEAYEHGNKFYINPGSATGAFNPLDVNVIPSFVLMDIQSTTVVTYVYQLIGDEVKVERIEYKKI, encoded by the coding sequence ATGTTGGTTCTTGTTCTCGGTGATCTTCATATCCCACATCGGTGTGCCAGTTTACCGGCgaaattcaaaaagttattaGTACCAGGACGTATTCACCATATACTTTGCACAGGCAATCTTTGCACAAAGGAAACGTACGATTACCTCAAGACATTGGCTAATGACGTACACATCGTTCGCGGAGAATTTGATGAAAATTTGAGTTACCCTGAGCAGAAGGTAGTTACAGTTGGACAGTTTCGAATTGGACTGTCGCATGGACATCAGGTTGTGCCCCGTGGCGACCCAGAAGCTCTAGCATTGATTCAGCGCCAATTAGATGTAGATATATTAATATCGggtcatacatataaatttgaaGCTTATGAACATGGAAATAAATTCTATATCAACCCCGGATCGGCTACTGGTGCTTTTAACCCTCTAGACGTAAATGTAATACCATCTTTTGTACTTATGGATATTCAGAGTACGACTGTtgtgacatatgtatatcaacttATTGGCGACGAAGTGAAAGTCGAGCGtattgaatacaaaaaaatctaa